The following proteins are co-located in the bacterium genome:
- a CDS encoding pyridoxamine 5'-phosphate oxidase family protein: KELFEFINKNMSCTLATCVDNKPHVRWMWMYRADENGIIFHTGVVREVYKQLQANPNIELCFYNGDPQNMVQVRVSGIAMQENDMKLKEEIISNRPFLKAVIAQHGHEIIAVFRVQKMVATVWSMAKNLAPKEVINIT, from the coding sequence GAAAGAGCTATTTGAATTTATCAACAAAAACATGTCTTGCACTTTGGCAACATGCGTTGATAACAAACCACATGTTCGGTGGATGTGGATGTATAGAGCCGACGAGAACGGGATTATATTTCACACTGGGGTTGTGAGAGAGGTTTATAAGCAACTTCAGGCAAATCCTAATATTGAACTATGTTTTTACAATGGTGATCCGCAAAATATGGTTCAAGTCCGCGTCAGCGGAATTGCTATGCAAGAAAACGATATGAAACTGAAAGAAGAAATCATTTCCAACAGGCCTTTTCTTAAAGCCGTTATTGCTCAACATGGGCATGAAATCATTGCAGTATTTCGGGTCCAAAAAATGGTGGCTACTGTTTGGTCCATGGCAAAAAATCTTGCTCCGAAGGAAGTCATTAATATAACATAA